A window from Balearica regulorum gibbericeps isolate bBalReg1 chromosome 1, bBalReg1.pri, whole genome shotgun sequence encodes these proteins:
- the NHLRC3 gene encoding LOW QUALITY PROTEIN: NHL repeat-containing protein 3 (The sequence of the model RefSeq protein was modified relative to this genomic sequence to represent the inferred CDS: deleted 3 bases in 2 codons), protein MLVDINDACAEVAETRAGLALLPAPGRHAERSSASAGRCRTLSAPSLRCCRSVRSRHSSGQPGAGRSGEGERGPSPPPLLPGLPRGGGPGAVTWLPWQRGPPARRPLPVRACMRRKGPPGPWLVMASALLALLALLWGSQVLKAFDYPSPWKGQQQMYKLDIGWPKIPEYFTGQTFCVAVDSFHGLVYVGQRGDNVPKVLVFSEEGYFLYSWNNTVEMPHGIFVLNTATDSSVWITDVGTGEYGHTVKQYSPSGKLMQILGTPGNAGSSLIPLQFDQPAEIFVEETGDIYVVDGDGGMNNRLLKLSNDYKEIWLAGTNGTGIGQFKIPHSVTVDAFGRVWVADRDNKRIQVFDKITGEWLGSWSSCFAEDGPYSVRFTANYKYLIVAQMNINRLAILAAPPVGSIGDCIMVNAVQLADETKPHLVDVDMKSGAVYVAEIGAQQVQKYIPLS, encoded by the exons ATGCTGGTCGACATCAACGATGCCTGCGCAGAAGTAGCGGAAACTCGAGCCGGACTCgcccttctcccagctcctggaCGTCACGCTGAAAGGTCGAGCGCTTCTGCGGGGCGCTGCCGCACCCTC TCTGCCCCGTCTCTGCGCTGCTGCCGCTCGGTTCGGAGCCGGCACAGTTCCGGGCAGCCCGGCGCTGGGAGAAGCGGTGAAGGGGAACGAggcccctcccccccgcccctcctccctgggctgccccggggcggggggccgggg gcGGTGACGTGGCTGCCATGGCAACGTGGCCCGCCCGCGCGGCGGCCCCTCCCCGTCCGTGCCTGCATGAGGCGGAAGGGGCCGCCGGGGCCGTGGCTAGTGATGGCCAGCGCTCTGCTGGCCCTGCTGGCCCTGCTCTGGGGCTCGCAG gttttaaaagcatttgattaCCCCTCTCCCTGGAAGGGACAGCAACAGATGTACAAGCTAGACATAGGCTGGCCTAAAATTCCAGAATATTTCACTGGTCAAAcattttgtgttgctgttgACTCTTTTCACGGTTTGGTCTATGTGGGACAA agGGGAGATAATGTACCAAAGGTACTTGTATTCTCAGAGGAAGGCTATTTTCTTTACTCCTGGAATAATACAGTTGAAATGCCTCATGGTATCTTTGTATTGAACACCGCAACAGATAGTTCAGTATGGATCACAGATGTTGGAACAG gGGAATATGGGCACACTGTGAAACAGTATAGCCCTTCAGGTAAACTTATGCAGATCTTGGGCACGCCAGGTAATGCTGGTTCAAGTTTGATTCCCCTACAATTTGACCAACCAGCAGAGATCTTTGTCGAGGAAACTGGAGATATCTATGTTGTGGATGGAGATGGAGGAATGAATAACAGATTGCTCAAACTATCCAACG ATTACAAAGAGATATGGCTGGCTGGAACAAATGGGACCGGCATTGGTCAGTTCAAGATTCCTCACAGTGTAACAGTGGATGCTTTTGGACGG GTATGGGTCGCAGACAGAGACAACAAAAGAATCCAAGTTTTTGATAAAATCACAGGGGAATGGCTTGGGTCTTGGAGCAGCTGTTTTGCAGAGGATGGACCCTATTCTGTCAG ATTTACTGCCAATTACAAATACCTGATTGTAGCTCAGATGAATATCAACCGGTTAGCAATCTTGGCAGCGCCACCGGTTGGCTCTATTGGGGACTGTATTATGGTCAACGCAGTCCAGCTGGCAGATGAAACCAAACCACACCTTGTGGATGTAGACATGAAGAGTGGAGCAGTCTATGTTGCAGAGATTGGAGCCCAGCAAGTACAAAAATATATACCCTTAAGCTGA